Proteins found in one Polyodon spathula isolate WHYD16114869_AA chromosome 10, ASM1765450v1, whole genome shotgun sequence genomic segment:
- the tysnd1 gene encoding peroxisomal leader peptide-processing protease: MAQLSAMRTPEEICCIVTVFRATEHFMCIDRDGIHEKALDRSISQSNKDSLSPRAASVGPCEPWSCSGVVLNSQTGIAVCHGLIFTPFLLNKDMDLSGCQFLLPDNFSKQLQIEVQFSDAVAPQFVTTTRQKNHTVNQCSGKTYRRTRPQLNPLPQKAELLMLVPCLEFQETFQKMFNKSDKWQFYNEQDDFELKELQNDTQFLHWFAVLKVPGFLTKEAGAVPWLAATSLRKVDSVFACGSPFGSLCPDIFMNTLSKGIVSNLAGEGNAVILTDARCLPGTEGGGLFLKKGGHFYLVGLIVSPLYWKATEWIGLTLVCSVGHIFRNMRRFVTEHDPFLKGIWPPMLMDRTLKIQFALNHPSVVLVECGQFWGSGVMINSRLMLTCRHVLNEATRVTVKSNITSESFLSVVGEVIFSTKKYSAYDIAVVQLQTDFPGNSVSALTSSFSPGEDVLLVGFGAFGQSCGPSVTSGILSRVITCESRPVMLQTTCAVHAGASGGAVLRAETGELLGIVCSNTRDTAAGVTYPHLNFSIPVTVLQPLLNKYTLTEDGGVFEELDRASDVVRDVWRLQSPNCQAPRSKL, from the exons ATGGCACAACTTTCAGCAATGAGGACCCCAGAAGAAATCTGTTGTATTGTCACAGTTTTCAGAGCAACGGAGCATTTTATGTGTATCGACAGAGATGGTATACATGAGAAGGCTCTGGATCGCTCCATTTCTCAAAGTAACAAAGACTCACTGAGCCCTCGAGCTGCATCAGTTGGACCCTGTGAACCATGGAGCTGCAGTGGGGTAGTTCTGAACAGCCAGACTGGCATAGCAGTCTGCCATGGACTTATCTTCACCCCATTTCTCCTCAACAAAGACATGGACCTGTCTGGCTGTCAGTTCCTGCTTCCTGATAATTTCAGTAAGCAGCTACAGATTGAGGTTCAGTTCTCCGATGCAGTGGCTCCCCAGTTTGTCACTACAACAAGACAGAAGAACCATACGGTGAACCAATGTAGTGGAAAAACCTACAGGAGAACAAGACCCCAGTTAAACCCATTGCCCCAAAAGGCTGAGCTCCTCATGCTTGTGCCCTGTTTGGAATTTCAAGAGACTTTCCAGAAGATGTTTAACAAATCGGACAAGTGGCAATTTTATAATGAGCAAGATGACTTTGAACTGAAGGAACTTCAAAATGACACTCAATTTTTACACTGGTTTGCCGTTCTTAAAGTGCCAGGTTTCTTGACAAAAGAAGCAGGGGCAGTGCCTTGGTTGGCTGCCACAAGCTTAAGAAAAGTTGACTCTGTATTTGCCTGTGGTTCACCATTTGGTTCTTTATGTCCTGATATCTTCATGAACACCCTTAGCAAAGGGATAGTGAGTAACCTAGCAGGAGAGGGCAATGCTGTGATTCTCACTGATGCACGCTGTTTGCCTGGCACTGAAGGAGGAGGACTTTTCTTGAAAAAAGGAGGCCACTTCTATCTTGTCGGGTTGATTGTGTCTCCTCTCTACTGGAAGGCGACTGAATGGATTGGACTTACTTTGGTTTGTTCAGTGGGGCATATTTTCAGAAATATGAGGCGGTTTGTAACTGAACATGACCCCTTCTTGAAAGGGATTTGGCCTCCAATGCTAATGGACAGGACACTTAAAATACAGTTTGCCCTAAATCATCCTTCAGTGGTCTTGGTGGAGTGTGGTCAATTCTGGGGCTCTGGAGTGATGATAAATTCTAGATTGATGCTTACGTGTAGACATGTGTTAAATGAGGCAACAAGAGTCACAGTGAAGAGCAACATTACCTCTGAAAG TTTCCTCTCTGTGGTAGGAGAAGTGATTTTTTCAACAAAGAAATACTCAGCATATGACATAGCTGTGGTGCAGCTCCAAACTGATTTTCCTGGCAATAGTGTATCTGCGCTTACTTCCAGCTTTAGCCCAG GGGAAGATGTCCTTCTTGTTGGTTTTGGAGCTTTTGGTCAGAGCTGTGGACCGTCTGTGACATCTGGAATTCTGTCCCGTGTGATTACCTGTGAATCAAGACCAGTGATGCTGCAGACTACATGTGCAGTACATGCAGGGGCCAGCGGGGGTGCTGTACTTCGAGCTGAAACTGGAGAGCTGCTAG GTATTGTATGCAGCAATACCAGAGACACTGCAGCTGGGGTGACATATCCACACCTCAACTTCAGTATCCCAGTCACTGTCCTGCAGCCACTGCTCAACAAATACACCCTGACTGAAGATGGAGGTGTCTTTGAGGAGCTGGACAGAGCCAGTGATGTGGTCAGAGATGTGTGGAGGCTGCAGAGCCCTAATTGCCAGGCCCCACGCAGCAAACTGTGA